A region from the Saccharomonospora azurea NA-128 genome encodes:
- the groES gene encoding co-chaperone GroES: MSVNIKPLEDKIVVQTSEAEETTASGLVIPDTAKEKPQEGKVLAVGPGRVDDKGNRIPVDVKEGDVVIYSKYGGTEVKYNGEEYLILSARDVLAVIN, translated from the coding sequence GTGAGCGTGAACATCAAGCCGCTCGAGGACAAGATCGTTGTCCAGACGAGCGAGGCCGAGGAGACGACGGCTTCCGGCCTCGTCATTCCCGACACCGCTAAGGAGAAGCCCCAGGAGGGCAAGGTCCTGGCCGTGGGCCCGGGCCGCGTCGACGACAAGGGCAACCGCATCCCCGTGGATGTCAAGGAAGGCGACGTCGTCATCTACTCCAAGTACGGCGGCACCGAGGTCAAGTACAACGGCGAGGAGTACTTGATCCTGTCCGCTCGCGACGTGCTGGCCGTCATCAACTGA
- a CDS encoding alkaline phosphatase D family protein yields MPAYGEKHPSPIVPSRRQVLLGGAALGATALTAAGSLGALGPSARAAAAQGAGAPLRGEVFTLGVASGEPDQHSVVLWTRLAPDPLADDGLGGMSRRTVTVQWELARDERFRHVVRRGHETTNADAGYAVHAEVAGLAPGREYFYRFRCGRFLSPVGRTRTAPAPGVLGAGLAMAFASCSQYEHGYFTAYRRLAEDEPDLVLHLGDYVYEYRPDSYVSPDGNVRDHRGPETETLANYRQRYAQYRTDTDLQAAHAVAPWLVVPDDHEVDNNWAADVHEKPEIPQPNFLQRRANAFRAYYENMPLRRRNRPSGSHIQLYRTVSWGALANFHMLDTRQYRDDQACDDGWKVCEDAVDPARSLTGDEQERWLLGQFRRSRARWDVLGQQVFFARRVNDTGAVSMDAWDGYQGSQERIAEGWVAAGVRNPVVLTGDVHTHWANELKADYADPDSPVIGTELVTSSVTSGGDGADSDPAEHPDLQRNPHIKFRNNQRGYVRTRLTRDELRADFRVVDHVTRPGAPVRTRASFVVADRHPGLSEVTPR; encoded by the coding sequence ATGCCCGCTTACGGTGAGAAGCATCCGTCACCGATCGTGCCGAGCCGCAGGCAGGTGCTGCTCGGCGGAGCCGCCCTGGGCGCCACGGCGCTCACTGCCGCGGGCTCCCTCGGCGCCCTCGGACCCTCCGCCCGCGCCGCTGCCGCACAGGGCGCGGGCGCACCACTGCGCGGCGAGGTGTTCACCCTCGGGGTCGCGTCCGGGGAACCGGACCAGCACAGCGTCGTGCTGTGGACCCGCCTCGCCCCGGACCCTCTCGCCGACGACGGACTCGGCGGCATGAGCCGGCGCACCGTCACCGTGCAGTGGGAACTCGCCCGCGACGAGCGGTTCCGCCACGTCGTCCGGCGTGGCCACGAGACGACGAACGCCGACGCCGGGTACGCGGTCCACGCGGAGGTCGCGGGGCTGGCGCCGGGACGGGAGTACTTCTACCGCTTCCGGTGCGGCCGGTTCCTCTCCCCGGTCGGACGCACCCGCACCGCCCCCGCCCCCGGTGTGCTCGGCGCGGGCCTCGCGATGGCGTTCGCCTCCTGCTCGCAGTACGAGCACGGGTACTTCACCGCCTACCGGCGCCTGGCCGAGGACGAGCCCGACCTGGTGCTGCACCTCGGCGACTACGTCTACGAGTACCGGCCGGACTCCTACGTCTCGCCCGACGGCAACGTCCGCGACCACCGCGGCCCGGAGACCGAGACGCTCGCGAACTACCGGCAGCGCTACGCGCAGTACCGCACCGACACCGACCTGCAGGCCGCCCACGCGGTGGCACCGTGGCTCGTGGTGCCCGACGACCACGAGGTCGACAACAACTGGGCCGCCGACGTCCACGAGAAGCCCGAGATCCCGCAGCCGAACTTCCTGCAACGGCGGGCGAACGCGTTCCGCGCGTACTACGAGAACATGCCGCTGCGCCGCCGCAACCGCCCCAGCGGATCGCACATCCAGCTCTACCGCACCGTGTCCTGGGGAGCGTTGGCGAACTTCCACATGCTCGACACCCGCCAGTACCGCGACGACCAGGCGTGCGACGACGGCTGGAAGGTCTGCGAGGACGCCGTGGACCCCGCCCGCTCGCTCACCGGCGACGAGCAGGAACGGTGGCTGCTCGGCCAGTTCCGACGGTCCCGGGCCCGCTGGGACGTGCTCGGCCAGCAGGTGTTCTTCGCGCGCCGGGTCAACGACACGGGCGCGGTCAGCATGGACGCCTGGGACGGCTACCAGGGCTCGCAGGAGCGCATCGCGGAAGGCTGGGTGGCCGCGGGCGTGCGCAACCCCGTGGTGCTCACCGGCGACGTGCACACGCACTGGGCGAACGAGCTGAAAGCCGACTACGCCGACCCCGACAGTCCCGTGATCGGCACCGAGCTGGTCACCAGCTCCGTCACCTCGGGTGGCGACGGCGCCGACTCCGACCCCGCCGAACACCCGGACCTGCAGCGCAACCCGCACATCAAGTTCCGCAACAACCAACGCGGCTACGTCCGCACCCGGCTCACGCGCGACGAGCTGCGGGCGGACTTCCGGGTCGTCGACCACGTCACCCGGCCGGGCGCGCCCGTGCGGACACGGGCGTCGTTCGTCGTCGCCGACCGGCATCCCGGACTCAGCGAGGTCACCCCGCGCTGA
- the groL gene encoding chaperonin GroEL (60 kDa chaperone family; promotes refolding of misfolded polypeptides especially under stressful conditions; forms two stacked rings of heptamers to form a barrel-shaped 14mer; ends can be capped by GroES; misfolded proteins enter the barrel where they are refolded when GroES binds): protein MPKQINFDEDARRALERGVNKLADAVKVTLGPSGRHVVLDKKFGGPTVTLDGVTVAREIELDDPFENLGAQLAKNVATKTNDVVGDGTTTSTVLAQALVNVGLRNVAAGANPAALGRGIEAAAEKVVELLKSKATPVKGRDNIAQVGTVTSRDANIGALLGEAVEKVGEDGVITVEESSTLATELDITEGVQFDKGYLSAHFATNPEEQRAILEDAFVLLHREKISALADLLPLLEKVAEAKKPLLIIAEDVEGEALSTLVVNSVRKTISAVAVKAPFFGDRRKAFLDDLAVVTGAQVISSEVGLKLSEVGTEVLGKARRIEVTKDTTTIVDGAGTKDDLQARIAQIRKEIETTDSDWDREKLQERLAKLGGGVAVIKVGAATETELSERKHRIEDAVASTKAAVEEGIVPGGGSALAHIAKELDDLGLTGDEALGVKIVRESLTAPLYWIASNAGHEGAVIVSKVSEQKWGEGLNAATGELTDLLAAGIIDPVKVTRSAVSNAASIARLVLTTESSVVEKPEEDDDAAGHGHAH, encoded by the coding sequence ATGCCTAAGCAGATCAACTTCGACGAGGACGCTCGTCGGGCGCTCGAACGCGGGGTGAACAAGCTCGCCGACGCCGTCAAGGTGACCCTCGGCCCGAGTGGCCGTCACGTCGTGCTGGACAAGAAGTTCGGCGGCCCCACCGTCACCCTCGACGGTGTCACCGTGGCGCGTGAGATCGAGCTCGACGACCCGTTCGAGAACCTCGGCGCACAGCTGGCGAAGAACGTCGCCACCAAGACCAACGACGTGGTCGGCGACGGCACCACGACGTCGACGGTGCTCGCGCAGGCGCTGGTGAACGTCGGCCTGCGCAACGTGGCCGCCGGCGCCAATCCCGCCGCGCTCGGCCGGGGTATCGAGGCCGCGGCCGAGAAGGTCGTGGAGCTGCTGAAGTCCAAGGCCACCCCGGTCAAGGGACGCGACAACATCGCGCAGGTCGGCACGGTCACCTCCCGCGACGCCAACATCGGTGCGTTGCTGGGTGAGGCCGTCGAGAAGGTCGGCGAGGACGGCGTCATCACGGTGGAGGAGTCGTCGACACTCGCCACCGAGCTCGACATCACCGAGGGCGTCCAGTTCGACAAGGGCTACCTGTCGGCCCACTTCGCCACCAACCCCGAGGAGCAGCGCGCGATCCTCGAGGACGCTTTCGTGCTGCTCCACCGCGAGAAGATCTCGGCGCTGGCCGACCTGCTCCCGTTGCTGGAGAAGGTCGCCGAGGCCAAGAAGCCGCTGCTGATCATCGCGGAGGACGTCGAGGGCGAGGCCCTGTCCACCCTGGTGGTCAACTCGGTGCGCAAGACGATCAGCGCCGTGGCCGTCAAGGCGCCGTTCTTCGGCGACCGCCGCAAGGCGTTCCTGGACGACCTGGCCGTGGTGACGGGCGCCCAGGTGATCTCCAGCGAGGTCGGCCTGAAGCTGTCCGAGGTCGGGACCGAGGTGCTGGGCAAGGCCCGCCGCATCGAGGTCACCAAGGACACCACCACGATCGTGGACGGCGCGGGCACGAAGGACGACCTTCAGGCCCGCATCGCGCAGATCCGCAAGGAGATCGAGACCACCGACTCCGACTGGGACCGCGAGAAGCTCCAGGAGCGCCTCGCCAAGCTCGGCGGCGGTGTCGCGGTCATCAAGGTGGGCGCGGCGACCGAGACGGAGCTGAGCGAGCGCAAGCACCGCATCGAGGACGCGGTGGCCTCCACCAAGGCCGCGGTCGAGGAGGGCATCGTGCCCGGCGGTGGCTCGGCTCTCGCGCACATCGCGAAGGAGCTCGACGACCTTGGCCTGACCGGGGACGAGGCGCTCGGCGTCAAGATCGTGCGCGAGTCCTTGACGGCACCGCTGTACTGGATCGCCAGCAACGCGGGCCACGAGGGCGCCGTCATCGTGTCCAAGGTGAGCGAGCAGAAGTGGGGCGAGGGGCTCAACGCCGCCACGGGCGAGCTGACCGACCTGCTCGCCGCGGGCATCATCGACCCGGTCAAGGTCACTCGCTCGGCGGTGTCCAACGCGGCGTCGATCGCCCGGCTCGTGCTCACCACCGAGAGCTCGGTGGTGGAGAAGCCTGAGGAGGACGACGACGCGGCCGGTCACGGCCACGCTCACTGA
- a CDS encoding sigma-70 family RNA polymerase sigma factor — MANVGDGLDESVAAAVEGDPQAVERLLAAIRPLVVRYCRARVGRQERTFASADDVAQEVCLAVLTALPSYRDQGRPFLAFVYGIAQHKVADAHRAASRNRAEPVAEVPDEVEGDVGPEQRALQGELNERMSQLLQVLPDKQREIVVLRVVVGLSAEETADAVGSTPGAVRVAQHRALARLRKALAAEEVV, encoded by the coding sequence ATGGCAAACGTGGGGGATGGGCTGGACGAGTCGGTCGCCGCCGCTGTCGAGGGAGATCCTCAAGCGGTCGAGCGGCTACTGGCCGCTATCCGTCCCCTGGTGGTGCGGTATTGCCGCGCCAGAGTTGGCAGGCAGGAGCGCACGTTCGCTTCGGCAGACGACGTCGCCCAGGAGGTGTGTCTCGCGGTGCTCACGGCATTGCCTTCGTACCGTGACCAGGGCCGCCCCTTTCTGGCGTTCGTCTACGGAATCGCCCAGCACAAGGTCGCCGACGCGCATCGTGCCGCGTCCCGCAACCGCGCGGAGCCGGTCGCCGAGGTCCCCGACGAGGTCGAGGGGGACGTCGGCCCCGAGCAGCGCGCTCTGCAGGGTGAGTTGAACGAACGGATGTCGCAGTTGTTGCAGGTTCTGCCGGACAAACAACGCGAGATCGTGGTGTTGCGGGTCGTCGTCGGGTTGTCCGCGGAGGAGACCGCGGACGCCGTCGGCTCGACGCCCGGGGCGGTCAGGGTCGCCCAGCATCGCGCCCTCGCGCGGCTACGCAAGGCGCTGGCCGCTGAGGAGGTGGTCTGA
- a CDS encoding response regulator transcription factor: MTTVLICDDRRSVREGLTRVMSAVPGVSRIDCVAHGDELLARYSRQPVDVVLVGTQRAVPTGVEATRRLVSANPQANVIVFGAPDDAGSIAAAIAGGARGYLRWDASRPELVAALAHTLASTSVPAPRQPSDPGVQLTERELQVLRGMSQGKSNGQIGRELYLSEDTVKTHARRLFRKLGVRDRAQAVAHGFRRGLVS; the protein is encoded by the coding sequence GTGACGACGGTCTTGATCTGCGACGACCGACGCAGTGTCCGCGAAGGACTCACGCGCGTGATGTCCGCTGTTCCCGGCGTCAGTCGCATCGACTGCGTAGCGCACGGTGACGAGTTGCTCGCCCGGTACTCCCGCCAGCCCGTCGACGTCGTGCTCGTGGGCACGCAGCGTGCTGTGCCGACCGGTGTCGAGGCCACCCGCCGGTTGGTCTCCGCCAACCCGCAGGCGAACGTCATCGTGTTCGGCGCCCCCGACGACGCCGGCAGCATCGCTGCCGCCATCGCCGGCGGTGCTCGCGGCTACCTGAGGTGGGACGCTTCCCGTCCCGAGCTCGTCGCCGCGCTCGCTCACACGCTCGCCAGCACGTCCGTGCCCGCGCCCCGTCAGCCCTCCGACCCTGGCGTCCAGCTCACCGAGCGCGAGCTGCAGGTGCTGCGTGGGATGAGCCAGGGCAAGAGCAACGGGCAGATCGGTCGCGAGCTCTACCTGTCCGAAGACACCGTGAAGACCCACGCCCGCCGTTTGTTCCGCAAGCTCGGCGTGCGCGACCGTGCTCAGGCCGTCGCGCACGGCTTCCGACGCGGTCTCGTCTCCTGA
- a CDS encoding DUF5319 domain-containing protein, with protein sequence MPHEVLPPDPFADDPNDPAREFAALDEPAAEPMSPEERSELLADLSDLTVYQALLEPRGVRGIVVDCGECEQPHYHDWHLLRASLEQLLADGHMRPHEPAFDPNPALYVTWDYCRGFADGITATENAH encoded by the coding sequence GTGCCACACGAAGTGTTGCCTCCGGATCCGTTCGCCGACGACCCGAACGACCCAGCCAGGGAGTTCGCGGCGCTCGATGAGCCCGCTGCCGAACCGATGAGCCCCGAAGAGCGCTCCGAGCTCCTCGCGGACCTGTCGGACCTCACGGTCTACCAGGCACTGCTGGAGCCGCGGGGAGTGAGGGGCATCGTCGTGGACTGCGGCGAATGCGAGCAGCCTCACTACCACGACTGGCATCTGCTCCGGGCGAGTCTCGAACAACTGCTGGCCGACGGGCACATGCGCCCCCACGAACCGGCCTTCGACCCGAACCCCGCGCTCTACGTCACCTGGGACTACTGCCGCGGGTTCGCCGACGGGATCACCGCCACCGAGAACGCCCACTGA
- a CDS encoding anti-sigma-D factor RsdA encodes MTERDGVDGDNHENDNHENDNHENHKHEAESGVDGRDDAATSRESGTPFDSADLSETDLTAGQEAERADSELTDLSSIQADDALLDALGGADSRVADGLGDHELSALLLAWRRDVDSEALPELVDTDTAVTTVKTAAVARNARGRSRRRMLVPVAAAAAVLAIGFTGTALAARDAQPGDTLWGLSKVLYADHARSVEAAASVRTDLEAAYLAIAQQRYEDARAALDEAEEALQGVTGEDELAKLRARHTELMAQLDEPENAPEVPPNSSSHATSSTAEPDTSTPSGSVPESSQHSVPPELDETSSIPTTEPPSSTEPTSPPTTTEDSPSEDESGSRSDTSVSREGWGLTG; translated from the coding sequence ATGACGGAACGCGACGGTGTTGACGGCGACAACCACGAGAACGACAACCACGAGAACGACAACCACGAGAACCACAAGCACGAAGCCGAGTCCGGGGTCGACGGCCGCGACGACGCCGCGACGTCGCGCGAGTCAGGCACACCCTTCGACTCCGCCGACCTCTCGGAGACCGACCTCACCGCCGGACAGGAGGCCGAGCGGGCCGACTCCGAGCTGACCGATCTCTCCTCCATCCAGGCCGACGACGCGCTGCTCGACGCTCTCGGCGGGGCGGACTCCCGGGTCGCCGACGGCCTCGGCGACCACGAACTGAGCGCACTGCTGCTCGCGTGGCGGCGCGACGTCGACAGCGAGGCCCTTCCCGAGCTGGTCGACACCGACACGGCCGTCACCACGGTCAAGACCGCCGCCGTCGCGCGCAACGCGCGGGGCCGGAGCCGCAGGCGCATGCTCGTTCCCGTGGCCGCGGCCGCCGCCGTGCTGGCCATCGGCTTCACCGGGACGGCTCTCGCGGCGCGAGACGCGCAGCCCGGCGACACGCTGTGGGGCCTCAGCAAGGTGCTGTACGCCGACCACGCGCGGTCGGTGGAGGCCGCGGCGTCCGTGCGTACCGACCTGGAGGCCGCGTACCTGGCCATCGCGCAGCAGCGTTACGAGGACGCGCGGGCCGCTCTGGACGAGGCCGAGGAGGCGCTCCAGGGTGTGACCGGCGAGGACGAGCTCGCGAAGCTGCGTGCGCGGCACACCGAGTTGATGGCCCAGCTCGACGAGCCGGAGAACGCGCCCGAGGTCCCTCCGAACTCGTCGTCTCACGCCACGTCGAGCACCGCGGAACCGGACACGTCCACGCCGTCGGGTTCGGTGCCGGAGTCGTCGCAGCACAGCGTCCCGCCCGAGCTGGACGAGACGTCCTCGATCCCCACGACCGAGCCGCCGTCGTCCACGGAGCCGACGTCGCCGCCGACGACCACCGAGGACAGCCCCAGCGAGGACGAGTCGGGCAGCCGGTCCGACACGTCGGTCTCCAGGGAGGGGTGGGGGCTCACCGGCTGA
- a CDS encoding WhiB family transcriptional regulator has product MADTRRLPGPNADVWDWQLEGACRGMDSGSFFHPDGERGPARARREARAKAICHTCPVLQLCREHALAVHEPYGIWGGLSESERDAIIRSQKRSLTLTAR; this is encoded by the coding sequence ATGGCAGACACGCGCAGACTCCCTGGCCCGAACGCGGATGTTTGGGACTGGCAACTGGAGGGAGCTTGCCGGGGGATGGACAGCGGCTCGTTCTTTCACCCTGACGGGGAGCGGGGGCCGGCACGAGCGCGAAGGGAGGCCCGGGCGAAGGCGATTTGCCACACCTGCCCGGTACTCCAGCTGTGCCGGGAGCACGCACTCGCCGTCCACGAACCGTACGGCATCTGGGGTGGACTGTCCGAGTCCGAACGAGACGCCATCATCCGGTCGCAGAAGCGGTCACTCACGTTGACCGCACGCTGA
- the guaB gene encoding IMP dehydrogenase: protein MTNDTVPAGPSSVSEEAGGVPDKFAMLGLTFDDVLLLPAESDVIPSGVDTSTNLTRNVRLNIPVVSAAMDTVTEARMAIAMARQGGLGVLQRNLPIDEQAQAVEIVKRSEAGMVTDPVTCSPDDTLAEVDELCARFRISGVPVTDASGALVGIITNRDMRFEVDYSKPVREVMTKAPLVTAQVGVTADAALGLLRRHKIEKLPIVDGDGKLRGLITVKDFVKTEQYPNATKDTDGRLVVGAAVGVGADGYQRAMVLADAGVDVLMVDTAHGHSRGVLETVTRLKKELGDTVDVVGGNVATRAGAQALVDAGADAVKVGVGPGSICTTRVVAGVGVPQISAIYEADKACRPAGVPVIGDGGIQYSGDIAKAIAAGASSVMLGSLLAGTAEAPGELVFVNGKQYKIYRGMGSLGAMQSRGGGRSYSKDRYAQDDVLSEDKLVPEGIEGRTPFRGPLAGVVHQLVGGLRSGMGYAGAATIAELQRAQLVRITSAGLKESHPHDITMTVESPNYTSR from the coding sequence ATGACGAATGACACCGTGCCCGCAGGTCCGTCCTCCGTGTCGGAGGAGGCCGGTGGAGTCCCGGACAAGTTCGCGATGCTGGGCCTGACGTTCGACGACGTTCTGCTGCTGCCCGCCGAGTCGGACGTGATCCCGAGCGGCGTGGACACGAGCACCAACCTGACCCGCAACGTGCGGCTGAACATCCCCGTGGTGTCCGCGGCGATGGACACGGTGACCGAGGCGCGCATGGCCATCGCCATGGCTCGGCAGGGTGGTCTGGGCGTATTGCAGCGGAACCTCCCGATCGACGAACAGGCTCAGGCCGTCGAGATCGTCAAGCGTTCCGAGGCCGGCATGGTGACCGATCCGGTCACGTGTTCGCCGGACGACACCCTCGCGGAGGTGGACGAGCTGTGCGCTCGGTTCCGCATCTCCGGTGTGCCGGTGACGGACGCCTCGGGCGCGCTCGTCGGCATCATCACCAACCGCGACATGCGGTTCGAGGTGGACTACAGCAAGCCCGTGCGCGAGGTGATGACGAAGGCGCCGCTGGTGACGGCGCAGGTGGGTGTCACCGCCGACGCGGCACTCGGGCTGCTGCGGCGCCACAAGATCGAGAAGCTGCCGATCGTCGACGGTGACGGCAAGCTGCGCGGCCTCATCACGGTCAAGGACTTCGTCAAGACGGAGCAGTACCCGAACGCCACGAAGGACACCGACGGCCGGCTGGTCGTGGGCGCCGCCGTGGGCGTGGGCGCCGACGGGTACCAGCGCGCCATGGTGTTGGCCGACGCGGGCGTCGACGTGCTCATGGTCGACACGGCGCACGGGCACTCCCGTGGCGTGCTGGAGACGGTCACCCGCCTGAAGAAGGAGCTCGGCGACACCGTCGACGTGGTCGGTGGCAACGTCGCCACGCGGGCGGGCGCGCAGGCACTCGTCGACGCGGGTGCGGACGCCGTCAAGGTCGGCGTCGGTCCCGGCTCCATCTGCACCACGCGGGTCGTGGCCGGTGTCGGTGTGCCCCAGATCTCGGCCATCTACGAGGCCGACAAGGCGTGCCGGCCCGCGGGGGTCCCCGTGATCGGGGACGGCGGCATCCAGTACTCCGGTGACATCGCCAAGGCCATCGCGGCCGGGGCGTCGTCGGTGATGCTCGGCAGTCTGCTGGCGGGCACCGCGGAGGCGCCGGGTGAGCTGGTGTTCGTCAACGGCAAGCAGTACAAGATCTACCGCGGCATGGGCTCGCTCGGAGCGATGCAGTCGCGGGGCGGGGGCCGGTCGTACTCGAAGGACCGCTACGCGCAGGATGACGTGCTGTCCGAGGACAAGCTCGTGCCCGAGGGCATCGAGGGGCGGACTCCGTTCCGTGGCCCGCTCGCCGGTGTGGTGCACCAGCTCGTGGGCGGGCTGCGTTCCGGCATGGGTTACGCGGGTGCCGCGACCATCGCCGAGCTGCAGCGGGCGCAGCTCGTGCGCATCACGTCGGCGGGGTTGAAGGAGAGCCACCCCCACGACATCACGATGACGGTGGAGTCGCCGAACTACACCTCCCGGTAG
- a CDS encoding GuaB3 family IMP dehydrogenase-related protein, whose amino-acid sequence MRDLVEIGMGRTARRSYGFDDIEIVPSRRTRSSKVVSTAWQIDAYRFDLPLVTHPTDAVVSPETAVSIGKLGGLAVLNAEGVWARHADADKALARVVDAARRGADWGELGALLQELHSAPIQNGLLTEAIRTVRDSGVTVAARVSPQHAAELTPVLLSAGVEILVVQGTIVSAEHVARDGDPLNLKEFISNLDVPVIAGGVSDYRTAMHLMRTGAAGVIVGHGHTPGVTSTDKVLGIGVPMATAVIDAAAARRDYLDETGGRYVHVLADGGVTCSGDIAKAVACGADAVMLGAPLAATTESPGKGLYWTAAAAHPSLPRSRVAEGPSRDVDLETLLHGPSSDPEGVVNLFGALRRALAKTGYSDLKEFQKVGLAVRA is encoded by the coding sequence GTGCGGGATCTGGTCGAGATCGGCATGGGCCGGACAGCCCGGCGGTCGTACGGCTTCGACGACATCGAGATCGTGCCGTCGCGGCGCACGCGGTCGTCGAAGGTCGTCTCCACCGCCTGGCAGATCGACGCGTACCGATTCGACCTGCCGCTGGTGACCCACCCCACCGACGCCGTGGTCTCGCCGGAGACGGCGGTGTCGATCGGCAAGCTCGGTGGGCTGGCCGTGCTCAACGCCGAGGGTGTGTGGGCGCGGCACGCCGACGCGGACAAGGCCCTCGCGCGGGTCGTGGACGCCGCTCGCCGGGGTGCCGACTGGGGCGAGCTGGGTGCGCTGCTGCAGGAGTTGCACTCGGCGCCGATCCAGAACGGGCTGCTCACCGAGGCGATCCGCACGGTGCGCGACTCCGGTGTGACGGTGGCGGCCCGGGTCAGCCCCCAGCACGCCGCCGAGCTGACTCCGGTGTTGCTGAGCGCGGGGGTCGAGATCCTGGTCGTGCAGGGCACGATCGTGTCGGCCGAGCACGTGGCACGCGACGGCGACCCGCTGAACCTCAAGGAGTTCATCTCCAACCTGGACGTGCCGGTGATCGCGGGCGGTGTCAGCGACTACCGCACGGCCATGCACCTGATGCGCACGGGCGCGGCGGGTGTGATCGTCGGACACGGTCACACGCCCGGCGTGACCAGCACGGACAAGGTGCTCGGCATCGGCGTGCCGATGGCGACCGCGGTGATCGACGCGGCGGCGGCGCGCCGGGACTACCTCGACGAGACCGGGGGCCGGTACGTGCACGTGCTGGCCGACGGCGGGGTGACCTGCAGTGGTGACATCGCGAAGGCCGTGGCCTGTGGGGCCGACGCCGTGATGCTCGGTGCGCCGCTCGCGGCCACTACGGAGTCGCCGGGCAAGGGGCTGTACTGGACGGCGGCGGCCGCGCACCCGTCGTTGCCGCGGTCCCGGGTGGCCGAGGGGCCGAGCCGCGACGTGGATCTGGAGACGCTGCTGCACGGGCCGTCGTCGGATCCGGAGGGTGTGGTGAACCTGTTCGGTGCGCTGCGCCGTGCGCTGGCGAAGACGGGTTACTCCGACCTGAAGGAGTTCCAGAAGGTCGGGCTCGCGGTTCGCGCCTGA